The following coding sequences are from one Homalodisca vitripennis isolate AUS2020 chromosome 7, UT_GWSS_2.1, whole genome shotgun sequence window:
- the LOC124366691 gene encoding uncharacterized protein LOC124366691 — protein sequence MRSLKSIGGLTGGTGITATTIATWINSMPTCSRVCEAMEEFAGVRRLSSEQHVELRDARQKRNSKDLQTFISWIEEHNPFSKSPELSSLSTGVIGDETVNCDKAFEIGAISIKAIENKTFKEIHMKRKFAVKSLASITKSVKINNDMVCVNPKTLLHRMVCTVRSDKRLEEIFQFELCAYPPSLFDESGLMRKGKKSSMVTVLVSDSKESSNIDDPVKVSYTIDGDHLLHRVVWQQPATFKQICEQYSDYVCTHYGKATVVFDG from the coding sequence ATGAGGTCCTTAAAAAGCATTGGTGGATTGACTGGAGGTACAGGAATCACAGCGACAACTATTGCCACTTGGATCAATTCCATGCCGACTTGTTCTCGGGTGTGCGAAGCAATGGAAGAGTTTGCAGGTGTTCGCCGCCTCTCTTCAGAGCAGCACGTAGAGCTACGAGATGCAAGGCAAAAAAGAAACAGTAAGGACTTGCAAACCTTCATTTCTTGGATTGAAGAACATAATCCGTTCTCTAAATCACCTGAACTCTCTTCCTTGTCAACAGGGGTTATAGGTGATGAAACTGTAAACTGcgataaagcatttgaaataggAGCCATATCCATCAAagctattgaaaacaaaacatttaaagaaatacacatgaaaagaaaGTTTGCTGTCAAGTCTCTAGCCTCTATAACGAAGTCGGTGAAAATTAACAACGACATGGTATGTGTAAATCCTAAAACTCTCTTACATCGGATGGTGTGTACAGTAAGGAGTGATAAGAGATTAGAggaaatttttcagtttgaactCTGTGCATATCCTCCATCACTGTTTGACGAATCTGGCTTGATGAGGAAGGGGAAAAAATCATCAATGGTGACGGTTTTGGTTTCAGATTCAAAAGAATCATCAAACATCGATGACCCAGTGAAAGTGTCCTATACAATTGACGGAGACCACCTCCTACATCGCGTTGTCTGGCAACAGCCTGCTACATTTAAACAGATTTGCGAGCAATATAGTGATTACGTATGTACTCATTATGGAAAAGCGACTGTTGTTTTTGATGGTTAG